In the genome of Patagioenas fasciata isolate bPatFas1 chromosome 12, bPatFas1.hap1, whole genome shotgun sequence, one region contains:
- the DUT gene encoding deoxyuridine 5'-triphosphate nucleotidohydrolase, mitochondrial isoform X2, whose protein sequence is MPASDAVLQPSPSKRQKGSVPEEPTARLRFAKLSENAFAPSKGSARAAGYDLYSAYDCVIPPMEKAVVKTDIQIALPSGCYGRVAPRSGLAAKHFIDVGAGVIDEDYRGNVGVVLFNFGKETFEVKKGDRIAQLICERICYPELEEVQALDDTERGEGGFGSTGKN, encoded by the exons ATGCCCGCATCCGACGCCGTCCTGCAGCCGTCCCCCAGCAAGAGGCAAAAAGGCTCGGTGCCCGAGGAGCCCACCGCGCGGCTCCGCTTCGCTAAGCTCTCCGAGAACGCCTTCGCCCCCTCCAAGGGCTCTGCTCGGGCTGCAGGCTACGATCTGTACAG TGCCTATGACTGTGTGATACCACCCATGGAAAAGGCTGTCGTGAAAACAGACATTCAAATTGCGCTTCCTTCAGGATGCTATGGCCGAGTAG CACCACGTTCTGGTTTAGCAGCAAAGCACTTCATAGATGTTGGTG CTGGTGTTATTGATGAGGATTACAGGGGAAATGTTGGTGTGGTACTCTTCAACTTTGGCAAGGAGACTTTTGAAG TTAAAAAAGGGGATAGGATTGCCCAGCTCATCTGTGAACGCATTTGTTATCCTGAGCTAGAAGAAGTACAA GCTCTAGATGATACAGAACGTGGCGAAGGTGGCTTTGGTTCTACTGGAAAGAACTGA
- the DUT gene encoding deoxyuridine 5'-triphosphate nucleotidohydrolase, mitochondrial isoform X1, translated as MAAMPASDAVLQPSPSKRQKGSVPEEPTARLRFAKLSENAFAPSKGSARAAGYDLYSAYDCVIPPMEKAVVKTDIQIALPSGCYGRVAPRSGLAAKHFIDVGAGVIDEDYRGNVGVVLFNFGKETFEVKKGDRIAQLICERICYPELEEVQALDDTERGEGGFGSTGKN; from the exons ATGGCAG CGATGCCCGCATCCGACGCCGTCCTGCAGCCGTCCCCCAGCAAGAGGCAAAAAGGCTCGGTGCCCGAGGAGCCCACCGCGCGGCTCCGCTTCGCTAAGCTCTCCGAGAACGCCTTCGCCCCCTCCAAGGGCTCTGCTCGGGCTGCAGGCTACGATCTGTACAG TGCCTATGACTGTGTGATACCACCCATGGAAAAGGCTGTCGTGAAAACAGACATTCAAATTGCGCTTCCTTCAGGATGCTATGGCCGAGTAG CACCACGTTCTGGTTTAGCAGCAAAGCACTTCATAGATGTTGGTG CTGGTGTTATTGATGAGGATTACAGGGGAAATGTTGGTGTGGTACTCTTCAACTTTGGCAAGGAGACTTTTGAAG TTAAAAAAGGGGATAGGATTGCCCAGCTCATCTGTGAACGCATTTGTTATCCTGAGCTAGAAGAAGTACAA GCTCTAGATGATACAGAACGTGGCGAAGGTGGCTTTGGTTCTACTGGAAAGAACTGA